One Platichthys flesus chromosome 14, fPlaFle2.1, whole genome shotgun sequence genomic region harbors:
- the cdyl gene encoding chromodomain Y-like protein isoform X1, whose amino-acid sequence MRTVSMATEEFYEVERIIDKRKNKKMKLEYLVRWRGYGSEEDTWEPESHLSACMIHVHEFNRQNAVREKDSMLMRSTRSSSLHYISAHRPVFRPPVTATGRSDISVVLTADCNQVSPAHLPPAGLTSPASGGSRQPLLADRFSSGLMSVAPVCSARRSVDLSKTGIKILVPKSPMNSRLDSEESPSEAAHSLEAGPQEAHQVPPEVALLEKPSGVQLGPGEERARMGTRPRCQNPLPPPRVPVTPAAMRSLSGTGDIIEAAAASGMSAGQSGAAGATSVSGKRRLEQRSAFDKRLRFSVRQTESAYRYRDIVVKKQDGFTHILLSTKSSENNTLNPEVMKEIQSAMATAASDDSKLVLVSAVGAVFCCGLDFLYFIRRLTDDRKKESIKMAETIRTFVNTFIQFRKPIVAAVNGPALGLGAAILPLCDVVWANEKAWFQTPYTSYGQTPDACSSFTFPRIMGLASANELLLSGRKLTAQEACCKGLVSQVLWPGTFTQEVMLRIKELVSVDSLVLKESKALMRNTSRSALEQANERECEALKRVWGSSQGTDSILQFLQRRTELC is encoded by the exons ATGCGCACAGTCTCCATGGCTACGGAGGAGTTCTACGAG GTGGAGAGGATCATCGAtaagaggaagaacaagaagaTGAAGTTGGAGTACCTGGTTAGGTGGAGAGGTTACGGTTCAGAGGAGGACACCTGGGAGCCCGAGAGTCACCTGTCCGCCTGTATGATCCACGTCCATGAGTTCAACCGTCAAAATGCAGTGCGGGAAAAAGACAGTATGTTGATGCGCTCCACCCGAAGCTCGAGCCTCCACTACATCTCTGCCCACAGACCAGTCTTCAGGCCGCCAGTCACCGCCACAGGTCGCAGTGACATCAGTGTAGTTTTAACTGCCGACTGTAACCAGGTGAGTCCAGCTCACCTGCCTCCCGCTGGACTGACCAGTCCGGCCTCTGGTGGCTCTCGCCAGCCCCTGCTGGCTGACCGGTTCAGCAGTGGCCTGATGTCGGTGGCTCCGGTCTGCTCGGCTCGCCGCAGCGTGGATCTCTCCAAGACTGGCATCAAGATCTTGGTTCCTAAGAGTCCGATGAACAGCCGCCTGGACTCGGAGGAGTCTCCTAGTGAGGCGGCTCACAGTCTGGAGGCCGGACCTCAAGAAGCTCACCAGGTCCCACCTGAGGTCGCTCTTCTGGAGAAACCGTCCGGAGTCCAGCTTGGGCCTGGAGAAGAGAGGGCCCGCATGGGGACCAGACCCCGCTGCCAAaaccctctgccccccccccgggtcCCCGTCACACCTGCTGCCATGCGGTCCCTCAGTGGCACAG GTGACATCATCGAGGCTGCCGCTGCCAGTGGGATGTCCGCTGGGCAGAGTGGTGCTGCCGGGGCAACCAGTGTGTCGGGGAAGCGTCGTCTGGAGCAACGCTCGGCGTTCGACAAACGCCTGCGGTTCAGTGTGCGGCAGACAGAGAGTGCTTACCGGTACCGGGACATCGTGGTGAAGAAACAGGACGGCTTCACCCACATCCTGCTTTCCACCAAGAGCTCTGAGAACAACACGCTCAACCCTGAG gtgatgaaggagatcCAGAGCGCCATGGCCACTGCAGCGTCAGATGACAGTAAGCTGGTGCTGGTCAGCGCTGTCGGCGCCGTCTTCTGCTGCGGCCTGGACTTCCTGTATTTCATCAGACGGCTGACGGACGACCGGAAGAAGGAGAGCATCAAAATGGCTGAAACTATCAG GACCTTTGTCAACACCTTCATCCAGTTCAGGAAGCCGATCGTAGCGGCAGTGAACGGGCCAGCGCTCGGCCtcggtgctgccatcttgccaCTCTGTGATGTGGTGTGGGCCAATGAGAAAGCCTGGTTCCAGACGCCCTACACATCCTACGGCCAGACGCCCGACGCCTGCTCATCCTTCACCTTCCCCCGCATCATGGGCCTGGCCTCG GCTAACGAGCTGTTGCTGAGTGGCAGGAAGTTGACGGCTCAGGAGGCGTGTTGTAAAGGTTTGGTGTCTCAGGTTCTGTGGCCGGGAACcttcacacaggaagtgatgctgAGGATCAAAGAACTGGTGTCAGTCGACTCGCTG GTTCTGAAGGAGTCCAAAGCCCTGATGAGGAACACCAGCCGCAGTGCTCTGGAGCAAGCTAACGAGCGTGAGTGTGAAGCCCTGAAGAGAGTGTGGGGATCATCACAGGGAACAGACTCCATCCTGCAGTTCCTGCAGCGGAGAACCGAGCTCTGCTAG
- the cdyl gene encoding chromodomain Y-like protein isoform X2, translating to MKLEYLVRWRGYGSEEDTWEPESHLSACMIHVHEFNRQNAVREKDSMLMRSTRSSSLHYISAHRPVFRPPVTATGRSDISVVLTADCNQVSPAHLPPAGLTSPASGGSRQPLLADRFSSGLMSVAPVCSARRSVDLSKTGIKILVPKSPMNSRLDSEESPSEAAHSLEAGPQEAHQVPPEVALLEKPSGVQLGPGEERARMGTRPRCQNPLPPPRVPVTPAAMRSLSGTGDIIEAAAASGMSAGQSGAAGATSVSGKRRLEQRSAFDKRLRFSVRQTESAYRYRDIVVKKQDGFTHILLSTKSSENNTLNPEVMKEIQSAMATAASDDSKLVLVSAVGAVFCCGLDFLYFIRRLTDDRKKESIKMAETIRTFVNTFIQFRKPIVAAVNGPALGLGAAILPLCDVVWANEKAWFQTPYTSYGQTPDACSSFTFPRIMGLASANELLLSGRKLTAQEACCKGLVSQVLWPGTFTQEVMLRIKELVSVDSLVLKESKALMRNTSRSALEQANERECEALKRVWGSSQGTDSILQFLQRRTELC from the exons aTGAAGTTGGAGTACCTGGTTAGGTGGAGAGGTTACGGTTCAGAGGAGGACACCTGGGAGCCCGAGAGTCACCTGTCCGCCTGTATGATCCACGTCCATGAGTTCAACCGTCAAAATGCAGTGCGGGAAAAAGACAGTATGTTGATGCGCTCCACCCGAAGCTCGAGCCTCCACTACATCTCTGCCCACAGACCAGTCTTCAGGCCGCCAGTCACCGCCACAGGTCGCAGTGACATCAGTGTAGTTTTAACTGCCGACTGTAACCAGGTGAGTCCAGCTCACCTGCCTCCCGCTGGACTGACCAGTCCGGCCTCTGGTGGCTCTCGCCAGCCCCTGCTGGCTGACCGGTTCAGCAGTGGCCTGATGTCGGTGGCTCCGGTCTGCTCGGCTCGCCGCAGCGTGGATCTCTCCAAGACTGGCATCAAGATCTTGGTTCCTAAGAGTCCGATGAACAGCCGCCTGGACTCGGAGGAGTCTCCTAGTGAGGCGGCTCACAGTCTGGAGGCCGGACCTCAAGAAGCTCACCAGGTCCCACCTGAGGTCGCTCTTCTGGAGAAACCGTCCGGAGTCCAGCTTGGGCCTGGAGAAGAGAGGGCCCGCATGGGGACCAGACCCCGCTGCCAAaaccctctgccccccccccgggtcCCCGTCACACCTGCTGCCATGCGGTCCCTCAGTGGCACAG GTGACATCATCGAGGCTGCCGCTGCCAGTGGGATGTCCGCTGGGCAGAGTGGTGCTGCCGGGGCAACCAGTGTGTCGGGGAAGCGTCGTCTGGAGCAACGCTCGGCGTTCGACAAACGCCTGCGGTTCAGTGTGCGGCAGACAGAGAGTGCTTACCGGTACCGGGACATCGTGGTGAAGAAACAGGACGGCTTCACCCACATCCTGCTTTCCACCAAGAGCTCTGAGAACAACACGCTCAACCCTGAG gtgatgaaggagatcCAGAGCGCCATGGCCACTGCAGCGTCAGATGACAGTAAGCTGGTGCTGGTCAGCGCTGTCGGCGCCGTCTTCTGCTGCGGCCTGGACTTCCTGTATTTCATCAGACGGCTGACGGACGACCGGAAGAAGGAGAGCATCAAAATGGCTGAAACTATCAG GACCTTTGTCAACACCTTCATCCAGTTCAGGAAGCCGATCGTAGCGGCAGTGAACGGGCCAGCGCTCGGCCtcggtgctgccatcttgccaCTCTGTGATGTGGTGTGGGCCAATGAGAAAGCCTGGTTCCAGACGCCCTACACATCCTACGGCCAGACGCCCGACGCCTGCTCATCCTTCACCTTCCCCCGCATCATGGGCCTGGCCTCG GCTAACGAGCTGTTGCTGAGTGGCAGGAAGTTGACGGCTCAGGAGGCGTGTTGTAAAGGTTTGGTGTCTCAGGTTCTGTGGCCGGGAACcttcacacaggaagtgatgctgAGGATCAAAGAACTGGTGTCAGTCGACTCGCTG GTTCTGAAGGAGTCCAAAGCCCTGATGAGGAACACCAGCCGCAGTGCTCTGGAGCAAGCTAACGAGCGTGAGTGTGAAGCCCTGAAGAGAGTGTGGGGATCATCACAGGGAACAGACTCCATCCTGCAGTTCCTGCAGCGGAGAACCGAGCTCTGCTAG